AATAGATCTGGTTTTTCAGGTAATAGAAGTCAAGGTTCACAAAATAATGGTAGAATCGAAAACTTTGAGAAACCTTTAATTCAATTATTAAAAGAAATTAATGAAAAGCTAGATATTTTAATTGAAAAAAAATAATAAAATAACTTATAAACTTTAAAATTATGTTTATAAGTTATTTTTTTTATTATTTTTTGGTTGTTTTTGGTTGTTTTTTATCATTTTTGGTTTATTATAATAATGAGGTGAAAAAATGCTACGTGAAGAAAGATTGAAATTAATTTTGGATTTTGTCAATGAAAGAGGATATTGTACAAATGAATTAATTTCAAAAGAACTTGCTATCCCATTCACCACTCTAAGAAGAGATTTGACAGATTTACATGACGATTCAAAATTAAAAAGAGTTCATGGTGGTGCAAAATCTATTAGAGAAAAATCTATTTTAGAGGCTAAATTAGATGAAAAACTTGTCTTAAATATAGAAGCAAAAAAAATAATTGCTAAAAAAGCATTTGATTGTATTAAACCATTCGAAACAATTTTTTTGGATGCAGGTTCAAGTACATATTTTTTAGCAGAATTAATTAAACCAGATTACAATAATAAAGTTTATACAAATTCAGTTATTAATGCCCAAGTTTTGGCAAATAACTCAATTTGCAATATTTATCTATTACCTGGTAAATTAAAATTATCTACTGGTGCAATATGTGGGGTTGAAACTATTCAAGCTCTTTCAAAATATAATTTTGATCTTGCATTTCTTGGAATTAACGCTGTAGATAATACATTTAATTTCTATACAACAGATGAAGATGAGGCTGAAGTAAAAAAAATGGCTATTGAATATTCACAATTTGCTTTTGGTTTAGCAGATAATTCAAAAATGAATTCTAAATCATTTGTAAAATTTAGTGATAAATCACAAATAGCACTTATAAATGAAGAGGTTTAAAAATGATTTATACATTAACATTAAACCCAGCAGTAGATCACATTATTTTAACTGATAAAAAAATTGAACTTTGCATTACCAATTATTACCATGATGAATATAAAGTAGTTGGTGGTAAAGGGATTAATGCTGGGATTATTTTAAAAAATCTCGATACTGAAATAATGGTTATTGGAATTTTGGGAGAACAAAATAAAGAAATTTTTACTAATAAATTTAGTGAAATAAATTTAAATAATAAATTTTTCTTAAATAATGGTTTGACAAGGGTTAACTATAAAATTAAAAATTTAAATTCAAAACAAGAAACAGAATTAAATGGTCTTGGTTTTGAAACACAAGATGAAGTTCTAAAAGAATTAATTTCTTTTTTAGAAGATAATCTTAAAAAAGAAGATATTGTTCTTTTAACAGGAAGTGTGGCAAGAGGAATATCAAAAAATATATATCAAAAAATAGGCCAAATTGTAAATGATAAGCAAGCAATCCTAATATGTGATGCAACTAATGAATTATTATTAAATGTTTTAAAAGAAAAACCATTTTTAATAAAACCTAACTTAGAAGAAATTTGTTCAACTCTGAATTTAGAATATAAAGAAAATATTAGTTTTGATGAAATTAAAAAATTAATTATTGAATTGCAAAAATTGGGAGCACAAAATATTCTTTTAAGTATGGGTTCAAATGGAAGTATTTATTTTGATTCAAAAAATAATATTTATAAAGTTGGAATTGCAAAAGGTAATCTTGTAAATTCAGTTGGAGCTGGAGATAGTATGCTGGCAGGTTTTATATATGGTTTATATAAAAAATTAAATATAGAAAAGACACTACAATATGCAGCAGCAAGTGGAGCTGCAACAGCATTTACTGAATGACTTGCTTCAAAAGAACAAATTGAAAATTTAGTAGAAAAAATAAGCATTGAAAAAATATAGGAGGTTCTAATGGAACTAAAAGATTTATTTAGTAAACAAATTAGTTTCTTTGAAGAAGATTTAAATTCAAAAGATGAAGTAATTGAATTTTTATCAAAAAAACTTCAAGAACAAAAATTTGTAAAATCTGCAGAAGACTTTAAAGCAGCAGTATATAAACGTGAATCTGAAGGTTCAACAGGTGTTGGAGACGGAATAGGTATTCCACATGTGTTAAACAAAACAGTTTTAAAATCAGCAATTGCTTTTGTAAAATTAAAAAATAAAATTGATTGACAATCACTTGATGATCAACCAGTTGACTTAGTTTTTATGATTATGACAAATGGAGTTGATAGTGATGAACATTTAACTGCTTTAGCTGAATTATCTGGTTTTTTAATGAAATCAGAAATTCAAACAAAATTAAGAAATGCAAAATCAATTAAAGATATTGAAACTGCATTTACTAAAAAAGAAGTTAAAGAAGTTAAAACTTCAAAAAATGGACATTTTGATGTTATTGGTATAACAGCTTGTCCTACAGGAATTGCACATA
This genomic window from Spiroplasma taiwanense CT-1 contains:
- a CDS encoding DeoR/GlpR family DNA-binding transcription regulator: MLREERLKLILDFVNERGYCTNELISKELAIPFTTLRRDLTDLHDDSKLKRVHGGAKSIREKSILEAKLDEKLVLNIEAKKIIAKKAFDCIKPFETIFLDAGSSTYFLAELIKPDYNNKVYTNSVINAQVLANNSICNIYLLPGKLKLSTGAICGVETIQALSKYNFDLAFLGINAVDNTFNFYTTDEDEAEVKKMAIEYSQFAFGLADNSKMNSKSFVKFSDKSQIALINEEV
- a CDS encoding 1-phosphofructokinase, producing the protein MIYTLTLNPAVDHIILTDKKIELCITNYYHDEYKVVGGKGINAGIILKNLDTEIMVIGILGEQNKEIFTNKFSEINLNNKFFLNNGLTRVNYKIKNLNSKQETELNGLGFETQDEVLKELISFLEDNLKKEDIVLLTGSVARGISKNIYQKIGQIVNDKQAILICDATNELLLNVLKEKPFLIKPNLEEICSTLNLEYKENISFDEIKKLIIELQKLGAQNILLSMGSNGSIYFDSKNNIYKVGIAKGNLVNSVGAGDSMLAGFIYGLYKKLNIEKTLQYAAASGAATAFTEWLASKEQIENLVEKISIEKI